From the Manihot esculenta cultivar AM560-2 chromosome 14, M.esculenta_v8, whole genome shotgun sequence genome, the window GAGTTCTGTAAATGGGAAGGTTACAGATTACCCAccttgttttttaatttttcttacaCAATGAACAAAATGGATAATCTGTATCCTTATCATTTACATAACTTTTTTcaatatgtgtgtgtgtgtgtgtttcaAGTTCATCAAGATTTCCGTAAACCTTGGACTAAACAATAGGGTTTGAGCTTCTCTTATTGTAATGGCAAATTGGAATTTCTAAgcttagagtatcctctcttgAATCTGTGTACttgaactatatatatatataatgtataTACTGTGTGCATACATGTGTGTGCTGACACATGCGCGTGCGCGCGTGTGTGTTTATGCTTTTGTATTTGGcttgtatttatatttatttcaccCTGTAGAAGCTGTGATTCAACATTTGGGTTGGGGAGTCTCAGTAATGAGGATGACTTGTGCTGGTTTTCTTCATCTCGATCTACCGGAGCATCTGAAGATGCATTAAAGTTGGGTTCTAAGTTTTCAAGTTCTAAGGCAAGTGTGTTGAATTGCATATCAGAACGTCACGATGCTTGTAGTCTAAACAATGCTGATGCTTCTGTCAATGATTCAAATAAGGAATCTCTAGTAACAGGTGACAAAATACGTTCCAATACTGCTGGTGCTGCTGAAAATTCTGCCTTTAGTCGCATGCAATTTCCAAATGGATCAGATGCAAAATCTGTTAGCAAGAATGAGTTGATGCTTAATAAGCAGGTTTGTAAAGTTATAATGTTTTCAAATGGTTGCTTGTATCCCAATAGCATTGTTAAGCTAGAATAATTGTTTCGCATTTAGGAGCTTCAGAGGGCCCTGCATGACCGTCAGAAGCACTTTGAGTTTAATGGTCATTTTGAGTTCAAAATATTGCCCATTATTAATTCAGAAAGCAGCTGCGAAATTAGAAGAAGACAAAttgcattatatatatatcagtCAGTTTTGTCACTTAGGCAGTTATATATAATCAATAATTATCTATGACAATGTTTTAATGCTATAGTTGTATTCCTATCTTTGACAAAAGGGAAAAAGTGATATCAATGCAGTTTAATTTTCAATAGATGCTTGCTATGTGACAGATTAATAGCCATAGAAGTCAGGCAAGGTACCGGAACTGTTCAGAAGGACAGGGAGAAGAACAAAGTATGGATAATGGTGGTCCTTTCCATCATAATGGCAACTTAAAGCAATTTACAGATACAGAGTGCTCACTTACTGGTAACTTAGAGCAATTTGCAGATGTGCAATGTTCGCTTGGGGATACATCTCAGCAAGTTTTCCCTCCTGGTGTTCAGcaacataaacaaaacacagTTTCAGATTCCTTGAATCACTTGCAGGCACATACTCGATGTATGCATATGGACTATGGTCGTTCTTCAAATCAAACCTGTGTCGGTCCAAATCAATCTGGAATTGGATCTGAAAGTAGTGGCCTCCCATCTCCCTCTCCAAAGGAGTCTTCATTTGAATCAAATCAAGTGCAATCCATGGACAGTTTACACAGTCCCTCATTACAGGCTCCTGCTGTATCAACCAAGAAGAGGGAAAGGGTACATCATAACCAGGATTTACAAGTTCCATATGCTAGGAATTTCAAATGTGCAAATGTTGCAAGTCCAGCAGCATTTTATGATTCAGTTCAGAATCAAGCGTGTCAATCTGGATATGAGGTTGAAAGTCACAGTGAAATTGAAGGAGTTAACATTGGGATTCCAGCAGAACTAGATTCTTCAAATGCTCAGGAAAGCTCCTGCATGAGCTCTGTGTTGGATGAAATCTCACTAGAAGCAACTAGTTTTCGTCAGCTTCAACGGGTCATGGAACAGGTATGGTAATTGTTAACTTTGTTTACCACTTGTAACTGAAAACcagttttcatatttatttgtcACTGAAAAATCTTTAAACATGTGCATGCATGTTGTATTCTTTCAGTGATCTCTACTTTAGAAATATATGGAAATTGTAGAATTCCAGTTGTGTTTCAAGATCTATATAATGGGCATGCATAGAATGATATTGTTGACCAACATAGAAGGTtcctaattaggaggattcaGAATTTTTGGGATTCTAATTTGGCTTGATTATAGGGActttattcttattgtaaatatttctaatttaaagTGATTCTTTGcgtataaatactcaaatctggtaaaagatcaattcaatttggaatagaataaaaaatttcacccaaaattcttcatggtatcagagtttTGCCACTTTAATTGGCATAAGTTTCAAACCTGTCACAAAAAAGTTAGAATTAACTAATAAGTCAAGCTTCTAGGCGACTATATCAAGAGAGTTGTTTGACACCACCTGTCCCAAAGGGAAGTCTATCCAATTTCTGGCCTATTCTGTCATCGCCGTCGTTGTCTGGTCACGGGCGTGAAGCCACGCGCCGTTGTAAGGTTCTACATCTTTCCCACGCGCCGGCGCGTGTGATGTTTTTCGGTGGTCTTTTTCGACAACGATCCTTTTTGGCAACCTAATCTTCAAGTCGCATCTCTGACCTGTGTGGACCCGTGACTTGGTTCACCATTTTTCGGTGTGGGGGATGTTTTCCGGTGTTTTTTTTGGCAGACTAGTCTTCAAGTCGCGCCTTTGATCTACCTGGACCCGTGCCTTTTTTGTTGATGAACAGTAATTCTTTCTTCACTAATAGTAATTTTCTACCCTTTTTGACAGAAAAATTATGGGTTTTTTCTTGAAATGGCAATGATTTGTATGAGTAATGTAAGGTTTCTTCTCTTAGTTCTGCTTtatggattattgattctggtaTAAATAGACATATGACTGTCTCCTCTGAAGGCTTCCTTAATTATCTTCCATGTCTGCAAAAAGACACTATCAGAATCGCATATGGTTTTTCACTCCTACCTCTGGAACCGGTTTTAGTGTTTGTACTCCAAATATCAAGCTATCCTCTATTTTTCATGTTCCtcgtttttttattaatcttttatttgttAGTGCTCTTACCAAAGCacttaattgtaaaattgaattttttcctgATTATTATGTTATTCAGaactttcaaatttaaaaaaggaTTGGCAATGGTAAACTATACGATGGCTTATATATATTGAAAGGTAATATGAATTTGAATTCGCCTTGAGAGGATGTTAACCAGGAAATCATACAGTGGCATCAACGGTTAAAATACCCATCCTTCTTTATTTTAGAGACTTTATCTTGATTTATTTTTCAAGACTTAGTGTAATTCTTTAGTTTGTGATACTTGTGAGTACGCTAAGTATACAAGAATCTCTTATCCCTCAAGCAACAATAGGAGTATAATTCCTTTTGTGACCATCCATTCTGACGTTTGGGAACCTACTCAAACAGTTTCACTATCGtgatttattacttttattgattGCTGCACTCGTAATTTATTTAATAGAGGCAAAGAGTGATGtatttttttgctttcaatctttttacaagatggtttatactcaatttgatgcgaagataaaagttttgagaactgATAATAGCACAGATTACATGGATGGACGTTTTTCTGCTTATCTAGAGTCTAATGGGATACTACATCAAATTAGTTGTCTTTACACTAGTGTCCAAAATGGTGTTCCTAAAAGGAAAAATAGGCACCTGTTGGAAGTAGCTAAATATCTCTTTTTCACCATGAATTTTTCAAACATCTATTGGGGAGATGCAGTCTTAACCgcagtttatctcattaataTAATGCCTCTCAACGTTCTTACTTTTAAAAGCCCTTTAGAGGTGCTGCAAGAGAAAAATGCTTATACTGTTTCGCCAAAGGTATTTGGATGCACTTGTTTTGTTCATACTAAAACAGGTGGGAATCTTGATCCAAGCactcttaaatgtgtgtttgttgggtattcttCCATACAAAAAGGTTACAAATGTTATCACCCTCTATCTAGAAAATATTTTGTCAGTTTAGAGGCTGAAGTTTATTTTAGTACTACCCATTACCTTTTCAGGGAGAGGATAATGAGAGAGAAAAGATGATTCCTAGTCTTATAATTCTAGAACGTTTTAGTCTAGAAGAGACTACTATACAGAGGGAGTGGTGAGCATGAGACTACTATACGGGAAACTATTAGTGATCAAATTGGGCATTTGGATAAACCAGATTTAAGGAGATACTTAAAAAGAGATAAAAACAGAAGTAGAAAAAGCTATTGTGCAGCCTATTCAGTGTCATGAATTTTCCTCTTCTCAATTTAGTGAGTCATCCCTAAATCTTAAGCCCATTGATGATCTAAATAAATCAATTGCTCAAAGAAAAGGAGTTAGGTCTTGCATTAAGcactctatttctaactttccTTTTAGTGATTCTTTGTCTTCATCCTATATAGcatttgccttgtctattttaTCTGTGTCTATTCCATACGATTGGAAGGAAGTTCTCAAAGATTCTAATTGGAAGGCAGCGAAGATTGAAGAAATAAAAGccttggctaaaaatgagacttaGGAGTTGATGTCTCTTCCACATGAAAAAAAACTAATTGGCTGCAAATGGATGTTCACTGTGAAACACAAAGCACAAAGCAGATGGATCAATTGAAAGATTCAAGGTTAGACTAGTTGCCAAGGGATACACTCAAACCTATGAAGTGGATTATCAGGACACATTTGCACCTGTTGTCAAAATGAATTCAATCAGAGTATTACTATCTTGCGCTGCCAACCTTGACTGGAACCTACAGCAATTTGATGTGAGACATGCATTCCTCCACGGAAACTTGGAGGAGGAAGTGTATATGGAAATTTCTTTTGGATTTGCTGATGAAAAACTTCAAGGAAAAGTGTGCAGGCTAAAAAAGGGTTTGTATGGGTTGAAACAATCACCTAGAACTTAGTTTGATCGATACAGCAGAGCTATGATTTCTTTTGACTATCAACAAAGAATGTTGATCATGCCCTATTTATCAGACATCACAAGGGTAAAATTACACTTCTCATAGTTGATAGGAGATGACATACAAGAGATGACTCGGCTGATAGAGCTTTTGGCTCaggaattcaaaattaaatatctaGAAAAACTACAATATTTTTTGGGAATCGAGGTTGTCAGGTTAAAGAagggaatttttatttttcagagaaaatacattttgaatcttttggaagaaattgGTATGTTAGGTTGCAAACCAACAGAAACTCTCATTGAGAGCAATCACAAGTTACAAGCATGGATTGGTGAATATCTTTCGCATGCTCGACCAGACATAGTAGATGCAGTCAACTTAGTCAATCAGTTTATATATGATACTCGTGAGTCTCACATGCAAGCTGTTTTTTGCATTTTGTGATACTTAAAGTCTACTCTTGGAAAAGATCTTCTATTCTCTAAACACGGTCTTCTCCACATATACGCatttacagatgcagattgggctggATCCCTAAATGATAGGAGGTCGACTAGTGGTTACTGCATACTTGTGGGAGAAAACATTGTCACTTGGAGAAGAAAAaagcaaagtgttgttgctcgatcAAGTGCTGAGGCAGAATATAGAGCAATAGCATAAGGTGTTTGTGAACTTCTATGGTTGCGagattgttggaggaattgaAGCCGTTGGAGAGGGATAAACTCCTTTTGAACTGTGACAACAAAGTTGCCTTCAGTATAGCTCACAATTCAGTTCAATATAATCGAATGAAGTACATAAAGATTGATCGACACTTCATTAAAGAGAAGTTAATATAATAAGACCTATCACACCTTGGTTTACAAATTGAGCATGCGTGACAtctatgcaccaacttgagggggagtgttgaccaACATAGAAGGTTCCTAATTAAGAAGATTCAGATTTTTGGAATACTAATTAGGCTTGATTAtaaggattttatttttattgtaaatatttctaatttagattgattctttgtgtataaatactcaaatcaATTTGGAATAGAATTAAAAATGCCTTCTAAAATTCTTcagatatatataaattaatgccCAAATGATAAAAATCTTGAACTTTGTATAGGTTCTAAATGTAGatctattatttaaattttaccaACGTTGGGTACTCCAGAAATGTGAATGCTGCCAAAGTTACTATAACCTTGTGTTTAACATCAATTGACAAGCCTATTTGGTAAGGAATAATTTTGTTGTAGACATATGTAATATATTATCCCTTAGTTCCCTCTGCCCCACTCCATCACCAAAGTGTTTATTCCCTTATAGTTTACTGAACTCTGAGACAAAGATTTATAATCTCCATCAAAATTCCTAAAATCTGATTCGTAAAAGTGAATTGCTCATCATCTAGCCATATGACTTCCCTCAAGGTTGATAGTCTTAAAACTCCCAAACTTCATGtgctttttttattatattaagctttttattttattaatttggtgGATGCACTATTGTTTTTGTTTTAATCGTATCTCATGAGTTTGAGGCAGGTTCTCATGCTAACATCACAGTAAGGTAGAATCCAAAACATAAATTGAGTTGTTGATTTGGAAGGCCCACTTCAAACTGACTGGCGGCAATTTGCAAAGTACGATCACCATAAATTTCCTTAAAGTGCATCTTTGTAAAATGCTACTGTATGGCAGTTATAGGAATTAGGAAGGGCATACATCACCAGAgtcgataatttttttttccatctcTTAAGTCCACCTTACACCACTTCAGTATAGGTTCTTATTCCCATTTAATCAAAACGTGACAAAAGCGGTAACATATGAATGTAATTAATAAACTTAAGAGCACTAAATACAATGAAAGAGTAGCTAATTTTAGGATTTTTCAAACAATTAGGTATTCTTATTAACATTTGCCAAAGCAGTCAACGCCATAGATTTGGGCATAACAT encodes:
- the LOC110600314 gene encoding protein LNK1 isoform X2 codes for the protein MLDKGSWSHAPDGAFPASCDSGPVKELSSIASEETGASYHFLKIGNTDSVGSEFCSDDPILDDKSGADNTDRHRFPLSHMSQTDDGLNFFDNDHEDKENSDLLYYGWPDDIGNFEDVDRMFRSCDSTFGLGSLSNEDDLCWFSSSRSTGASEDALKLGSKFSSSKASVLNCISERHDACSLNNADASVNDSNKESLVTGDKIRSNTAGAAENSAFSRMQFPNGSDAKSVSKNELMLNKQINSHRSQARYRNCSEGQGEEQSMDNGGPFHHNGNLKQFTDTECSLTGNLEQFADVQCSLGDTSQQVFPPGVQQHKQNTVSDSLNHLQAHTRCMHMDYGRSSNQTCVGPNQSGIGSESSGLPSPSPKESSFESNQVQSMDSLHSPSLQAPAVSTKKRERVHHNQDLQVPYARNFKCANVASPAAFYDSVQNQACQSGYEVESHSEIEGVNIGIPAELDSSNAQESSCMSSVLDEISLEATSFRQLQRVMEQLDIRTKLCIRDSLYRLARSAEQRHNCDGGKKDDRHANDPLMGEETNKCTGFLDMETDTNPIDRSIAHLLFHRPSDPSVMPVNDPSSLKSHAMVHGSVTSAPMITKEQVCQDETASGAGESLLTSGNK
- the LOC110600314 gene encoding protein LNK1 isoform X1, with product MSDLCIYQFDDNVWDEFSETDDHIVPHPAEECEDQFRVHSDKKPRLEVIGVLSNAGDATCTQRKEETSLLTLTKKDRMLDKGSWSHAPDGAFPASCDSGPVKELSSIASEETGASYHFLKIGNTDSVGSEFCSDDPILDDKSGADNTDRHRFPLSHMSQTDDGLNFFDNDHEDKENSDLLYYGWPDDIGNFEDVDRMFRSCDSTFGLGSLSNEDDLCWFSSSRSTGASEDALKLGSKFSSSKASVLNCISERHDACSLNNADASVNDSNKESLVTGDKIRSNTAGAAENSAFSRMQFPNGSDAKSVSKNELMLNKQINSHRSQARYRNCSEGQGEEQSMDNGGPFHHNGNLKQFTDTECSLTGNLEQFADVQCSLGDTSQQVFPPGVQQHKQNTVSDSLNHLQAHTRCMHMDYGRSSNQTCVGPNQSGIGSESSGLPSPSPKESSFESNQVQSMDSLHSPSLQAPAVSTKKRERVHHNQDLQVPYARNFKCANVASPAAFYDSVQNQACQSGYEVESHSEIEGVNIGIPAELDSSNAQESSCMSSVLDEISLEATSFRQLQRVMEQLDIRTKLCIRDSLYRLARSAEQRHNCDGGKKDDRHANDPLMGEETNKCTGFLDMETDTNPIDRSIAHLLFHRPSDPSVMPVNDPSSLKSHAMVHGSVTSAPMITKEQVCQDETASGAGESLLTSGNK